A DNA window from Streptomyces sp. 71268 contains the following coding sequences:
- a CDS encoding amino acid ABC transporter ATP-binding protein, whose product MSEVSVTKGATAVAGDLVALAGVNKHFGALHVLQDIDLTIARGEVVVVIGPSGSGKSTLCRAINRLETIDSGTITIDGKPLPQEGRELARLRSDVGMVFQSFNLFAHKTVLENVTLGQIKVRKIERKAAETKARALLDRVGVGTQADKYPAQLSGGQQQRVAIARALAMDPKVMLFDEPTSALDPEMINEVLEVMQQLAQEGMTMIVVTHEMGFARSAANRVVFMADGRIVEEATPDQFFSNPRSDRAKDFLSKILHH is encoded by the coding sequence ATGAGCGAAGTATCGGTGACCAAGGGCGCCACGGCCGTGGCGGGCGACTTGGTCGCGCTGGCAGGAGTCAACAAGCACTTCGGCGCGCTGCATGTGCTCCAGGACATCGACCTGACCATCGCCCGCGGCGAAGTCGTCGTCGTCATCGGGCCGTCCGGGTCCGGCAAGTCCACGCTGTGCCGCGCCATCAACCGACTGGAGACCATCGACTCCGGCACCATCACCATCGACGGTAAGCCGCTGCCGCAGGAGGGCAGGGAACTGGCCCGGCTGCGCTCCGACGTCGGCATGGTCTTCCAGTCCTTCAATCTCTTCGCCCACAAGACCGTGTTGGAGAACGTGACGCTGGGCCAGATCAAGGTCCGCAAGATCGAGCGGAAGGCCGCCGAGACCAAGGCGCGGGCCCTGCTCGACCGGGTCGGCGTCGGCACGCAGGCCGACAAGTACCCCGCGCAGCTCTCCGGCGGCCAGCAACAGCGCGTGGCCATCGCCCGCGCACTGGCCATGGACCCGAAGGTGATGCTCTTCGACGAGCCGACCTCGGCCCTCGACCCAGAGATGATCAACGAGGTCCTTGAGGTCATGCAGCAGCTCGCCCAGGAGGGCATGACGATGATCGTCGTCACCCACGAAATGGGCTTCGCGCGCTCCGCCGCGAACCGCGTGGTCTTCATGGCCGACGGCCGCATCGTCGAAGAGGCGACGCCGGACCAGTTCTTCAGCAATCCCCGCAGCGACCGGGCCAAGGACTTCCTCTCGAAGATCCTGCACCACTGA
- a CDS encoding HAMP domain-containing sensor histidine kinase — protein MRTRLLPLLIVLMAGVLLALGLPLGASLAAAEQQRVVVDRIDDTARFAALAQYVTTRPSANPAYAREGDERQATLQAELARYHELYDIQVGVFYREGEPMGSAPAGWSLAKHSEPWRAFKEALAGRRSHDPAQVWPWERGRLAVASPVVRDGDVVAVVVTDSPTGQMRSRIVRGWLLIAAGEAAAMLLAVAAAVRLTGWVLRPVRVLDAATHDIATGRLASRVAASDGPPELRRLARSFNEMADHVVDVLEQQRAFVADASHQLRNPLSALLLRIELLALELPEGNEEVASVRAEGKRLTQVLDDLLALALAEHAAADLRLSDIAEVTEERVGAWRPVADRAGVTLDYVGPGGATAWADPVALSSALDAVIDNALKFTPEGERVIVDVRTTGDTVRITIADGGPGLTEEELERVGDRFWRSNRHQNVSGSGLGLSITRALLAAGGSTIAYAPNKPRGLRVTIAVPRTAPQE, from the coding sequence GTGCGCACTCGACTCCTCCCGCTGCTGATCGTCCTGATGGCGGGCGTGCTGCTGGCCCTCGGGCTCCCGCTCGGCGCGAGCCTGGCGGCGGCGGAGCAGCAGCGCGTGGTCGTGGACCGGATCGACGACACGGCGCGGTTCGCGGCCCTGGCCCAGTACGTCACGACGCGGCCGTCGGCGAACCCGGCGTACGCCCGCGAGGGCGACGAGCGCCAGGCCACGCTGCAGGCGGAGCTGGCCCGCTACCACGAGCTGTACGACATCCAGGTCGGCGTCTTCTACCGCGAGGGCGAGCCGATGGGATCGGCCCCCGCCGGCTGGTCGCTGGCCAAGCACAGTGAGCCGTGGCGGGCCTTCAAGGAGGCGCTCGCCGGCCGCCGCAGCCACGACCCGGCACAGGTCTGGCCCTGGGAACGGGGCCGCCTCGCGGTCGCCTCGCCCGTGGTGCGCGACGGCGACGTGGTGGCCGTGGTCGTCACCGACTCGCCCACCGGCCAGATGCGCTCGCGCATCGTACGCGGCTGGCTGTTGATCGCCGCGGGTGAAGCGGCGGCGATGCTGCTCGCCGTCGCCGCCGCGGTGCGCCTGACCGGCTGGGTGCTGCGCCCCGTACGCGTACTCGACGCCGCCACGCACGACATCGCCACGGGGCGGCTCGCCTCCCGGGTCGCCGCCTCGGACGGGCCGCCCGAACTGCGGCGGCTGGCCCGCTCGTTCAACGAGATGGCCGACCACGTGGTGGACGTGCTCGAACAGCAGCGGGCGTTCGTCGCCGACGCCTCGCACCAGCTCCGTAACCCGCTCTCCGCGCTGCTCCTGCGGATCGAGCTGCTGGCCCTGGAGCTGCCCGAGGGAAACGAGGAGGTCGCCTCCGTCCGCGCCGAGGGCAAGCGGCTGACCCAGGTCCTCGACGACCTGCTCGCCCTGGCCCTGGCCGAACACGCCGCCGCGGACCTGCGGCTCAGCGACATCGCCGAGGTCACGGAGGAACGGGTCGGCGCCTGGCGCCCCGTAGCCGACCGCGCGGGCGTCACGCTCGACTACGTGGGTCCGGGCGGGGCCACCGCGTGGGCCGACCCGGTGGCGCTGTCCAGCGCGCTGGACGCCGTGATCGACAACGCCCTGAAGTTCACGCCGGAGGGCGAGCGGGTGATCGTGGACGTGCGCACGACCGGCGACACGGTGCGGATCACCATCGCGGACGGCGGCCCCGGCCTGACCGAGGAGGAGCTGGAGCGCGTCGGCGACCGCTTCTGGCGCAGTAACCGGCACCAGAACGTCTCCGGCTCCGGCCTCGGCCTGTCCATCACCCGCGCCCTGCTGGCCGCTGGCGGGTCCACGATCGCGTACGCGCCGAACAAGCCACGCGGTCTGCGGGTGACCATCGCCGTGCCGCGCACGGCGCCCCAGGAGTGA
- a CDS encoding amino acid ABC transporter permease, protein MNVLTDNFAAFRDGFLKTVELTAYSSLLALVLGILIAGFRVSPVPALRVFGTVWVTLLRNTPLVLLFLIVTLGLPALGLKGWDSFWLAVMALGCYTSAFICEAVRSGINTVPVGQAEAARSIGMTFTQTLSQIVLPQAARTAIPPVGSLIIALTKNSAIASGFDVMELGALQKQLNADAGYDILVIFLWIAVCYLIITLTLSGLFRLLENRLAVAR, encoded by the coding sequence TTGAACGTACTGACGGACAACTTCGCGGCATTCCGCGACGGCTTCCTCAAGACCGTCGAACTGACCGCGTACAGCTCGCTGTTGGCCCTCGTGCTCGGCATCCTGATCGCGGGTTTCCGGGTGTCTCCGGTGCCCGCGCTGCGGGTCTTCGGCACCGTGTGGGTAACGCTGCTGCGCAACACGCCCCTGGTGCTCCTGTTCCTCATCGTCACGCTGGGCCTGCCCGCGCTCGGACTCAAGGGCTGGGACTCGTTCTGGCTCGCGGTGATGGCCCTCGGCTGCTACACGTCGGCCTTCATCTGCGAGGCCGTCCGCTCCGGCATCAACACGGTGCCGGTCGGGCAGGCCGAGGCGGCGCGCAGCATCGGCATGACCTTCACGCAGACGCTGAGCCAGATCGTGCTGCCGCAGGCGGCGCGCACGGCGATACCCCCGGTCGGGAGCCTGATCATCGCCCTCACCAAGAACTCCGCCATCGCCTCCGGCTTCGACGTCATGGAGCTCGGGGCGTTGCAGAAGCAGCTCAACGCGGACGCGGGCTACGACATCCTGGTGATCTTCCTCTGGATCGCGGTCTGCTACCTGATCATCACGCTCACCCTCAGCGGCCTGTTCCGGCTGCTGGAGAACCGGCTGGCGGTGGCCCGATGA
- a CDS encoding glycoside hydrolase family 38 C-terminal domain-containing protein, whose amino-acid sequence MHDDRSIVEDRLRRVLTERVQPAVYGATEPLTIERWEAPGEPVPVAEGLAAEYGPAAVGDRWGPAWGTTWFRVTGRVPVTWAGRTVEAVLDLGFDRQLPGFQCEGLVYRADGEAVKGLNPHNVWVRVGAPVEGGEEVEWYVEAASNPILVGQSPTLEGDRLTASDEPLYRLTRMELAVFEPEVWELVQDLEVVGSLMTQLSTGDARRFELLRAVERCLDALDLADVPGSAGRAREALAGVLAAPANASAHRVSAVGHAHIDSAWLWPLRETVRKVARTSSNVVHLMDDHPEFVFAMSQAQQLAWIKEHRPEVFARVKEKVASGQFVPVGGMWVESDTNMVGGEAMARQFLYGKRFFLDEFGIETKEVWLPDSFGYTAAMPQLVKLSGSDWFLTQKISWSRTNKFPHHTFWWEGIDGTRVFTHFPPIDTYNSDLGGAELAHAARNYQEKGRGTRSLAPFGWGDGGGGPTREMLARARRVGDLEGSPRVTIERPSAFFAAARAEYPDAPVWAGELYLELHRGTYTSQAKTKQGNRHSESLLREAELWSATAASTVPGFAYPYEELERVWKTVLLHQFHDILPGSSIAWVHREARETYARVRAELTELVSAAQAALAGPGEEPVVFNAAPHARRGVPAGGAALAPPPASAPVTAAERDGGGYVLANGLLRVEVDERGLVVSAYDLAAGREAIAPGLAGNLLQIHLDFPNMWDAWDVDHFYRHNVTDLLDVDELELTESTDECAVVTVARSFGDAGSTVRQRLALRAGTKVLDVDTEVDWRETEKFLKAAFPLDVKADRSASETQFGHVYRATHTNTSWEAAKFEICAHRWVQVEEPGWGAAVVNDSTYGHDVTRDVRADGGQTTTVRLSLLRAPRYPDPQTDHGHHRLRYALAPGATVADAVREGHRINLPERTVTGGRAVEPLVSVAGDQVIVEAVKLAEDRGGDIVVRLYECCGGRATTTLTASVPVAEVVETDLLERPLADAPEHVFSPQGALELTLRPFQILTLRMSPRG is encoded by the coding sequence ATGCATGACGACCGCAGCATCGTCGAAGACCGTCTGCGCCGCGTCCTCACCGAACGCGTCCAACCCGCCGTCTACGGCGCCACCGAACCGCTCACCATCGAGCGGTGGGAGGCGCCCGGCGAACCGGTGCCGGTGGCCGAAGGGCTGGCCGCGGAGTACGGGCCTGCCGCCGTCGGGGACCGGTGGGGGCCGGCCTGGGGGACGACCTGGTTCAGGGTGACGGGGCGGGTGCCCGTCACGTGGGCGGGCCGCACCGTCGAGGCCGTACTCGATCTCGGCTTCGACCGCCAACTTCCCGGCTTCCAGTGCGAGGGGCTGGTCTACCGGGCCGACGGGGAGGCCGTGAAGGGGCTCAACCCGCACAACGTCTGGGTGCGCGTCGGCGCCCCGGTCGAGGGTGGCGAGGAGGTCGAGTGGTACGTGGAAGCCGCGTCCAACCCGATCCTGGTCGGCCAGTCGCCGACCCTGGAGGGCGACCGCCTCACCGCGAGCGACGAGCCGCTGTACCGACTCACCCGGATGGAACTCGCCGTCTTCGAGCCGGAGGTGTGGGAGCTGGTCCAGGACCTCGAAGTGGTCGGCAGCCTGATGACGCAGCTCTCCACCGGCGACGCGCGCCGCTTCGAGCTGCTGCGCGCCGTCGAGCGCTGTCTGGACGCCCTGGACCTCGCCGACGTCCCCGGCAGCGCCGGCCGGGCCCGGGAAGCGCTGGCGGGCGTGCTCGCCGCCCCGGCCAACGCCTCCGCGCACCGGGTCAGCGCCGTCGGGCACGCCCACATCGACTCGGCGTGGCTGTGGCCACTGCGCGAGACGGTGCGCAAGGTCGCCCGCACCTCGTCGAACGTGGTGCACCTCATGGACGACCACCCCGAGTTCGTCTTCGCCATGTCGCAGGCCCAGCAGCTCGCGTGGATCAAGGAGCACCGACCCGAGGTCTTCGCCAGGGTGAAGGAGAAGGTGGCCAGCGGCCAGTTCGTCCCGGTGGGCGGCATGTGGGTGGAGTCGGACACCAACATGGTGGGCGGCGAGGCGATGGCCCGCCAGTTCCTCTACGGCAAGAGGTTCTTCCTGGACGAGTTCGGCATCGAGACGAAGGAGGTGTGGCTACCGGACTCGTTCGGGTACACGGCGGCGATGCCCCAGTTGGTGAAGCTCTCGGGCTCCGACTGGTTCCTCACCCAGAAGATCTCCTGGAGCCGGACCAACAAGTTCCCGCACCACACCTTCTGGTGGGAGGGCATCGACGGGACCCGCGTCTTCACGCACTTCCCACCGATCGACACCTACAACTCCGACCTCGGTGGCGCCGAGCTGGCCCACGCGGCCCGCAACTACCAGGAGAAGGGGCGCGGCACGCGCTCGCTGGCCCCGTTCGGCTGGGGTGACGGCGGTGGCGGCCCCACCCGCGAGATGCTGGCCCGCGCGCGGCGCGTGGGCGACCTGGAGGGCTCGCCACGGGTGACGATCGAGCGTCCGTCGGCGTTCTTCGCGGCGGCGCGGGCCGAGTACCCCGACGCGCCGGTGTGGGCGGGCGAGCTGTACCTGGAGCTGCACCGCGGCACCTACACCTCGCAGGCCAAGACGAAGCAGGGCAACCGGCACAGCGAGTCGCTGCTGCGCGAGGCCGAGCTGTGGTCGGCCACGGCGGCCAGCACGGTGCCCGGGTTCGCCTACCCGTACGAGGAGTTGGAGCGCGTCTGGAAGACGGTGCTGCTGCACCAGTTCCACGACATCCTGCCCGGCTCGTCGATCGCCTGGGTGCACCGTGAGGCGCGCGAGACCTACGCCCGGGTGCGCGCCGAGTTGACGGAGCTGGTGTCCGCCGCGCAGGCGGCGTTGGCCGGCCCGGGCGAGGAACCGGTCGTCTTCAACGCCGCGCCGCACGCCCGGCGCGGCGTCCCCGCCGGCGGCGCGGCCCTGGCCCCGCCGCCGGCGAGCGCCCCGGTCACGGCGGCCGAGCGCGACGGTGGCGGCTACGTGCTCGCCAACGGGCTGCTGCGGGTCGAGGTGGACGAGCGGGGCCTCGTGGTCTCCGCGTACGACCTGGCCGCCGGGCGCGAGGCCATCGCCCCCGGCCTGGCCGGCAACCTGCTCCAGATTCACCTGGACTTCCCGAACATGTGGGACGCCTGGGACGTCGACCACTTCTACCGGCACAACGTGACCGACCTGCTCGACGTCGACGAGCTGGAACTGACCGAGTCCACCGACGAGTGCGCGGTGGTCACGGTCGCGCGCTCCTTCGGCGACGCGGGCTCCACCGTCCGGCAGCGGCTCGCGCTGCGCGCCGGCACCAAGGTGCTCGATGTCGACACGGAGGTGGACTGGCGGGAGACGGAGAAGTTCCTCAAGGCGGCCTTCCCGCTGGACGTGAAGGCGGACCGGTCCGCGTCCGAGACGCAGTTCGGGCACGTGTACCGGGCCACGCACACCAACACCTCGTGGGAGGCGGCCAAGTTCGAGATCTGCGCGCACCGTTGGGTGCAGGTCGAGGAGCCCGGCTGGGGCGCCGCCGTGGTCAACGACTCGACGTACGGCCACGACGTCACCCGCGACGTGCGCGCGGACGGCGGGCAGACCACCACGGTGCGGCTCTCGCTGCTGCGTGCCCCGCGCTACCCGGACCCGCAGACCGACCACGGCCACCACCGACTGCGGTACGCCCTCGCGCCCGGCGCGACCGTGGCCGACGCGGTGCGCGAGGGGCACCGGATCAACCTCCCCGAGCGCACCGTCACCGGCGGCCGCGCCGTCGAACCGCTGGTCTCCGTCGCCGGCGACCAGGTGATCGTGGAGGCGGTCAAGCTCGCGGAGGACCGCGGCGGGGACATCGTGGTGCGGCTGTACGAGTGCTGCGGCGGTCGGGCCACCACGACGCTCACCGCCTCCGTGCCGGTCGCGGAGGTGGTCGAGACGGACCTGTTGGAGCGCCCGTTGGCCGACGCGCCGGAGCACGTTTTCTCGCCCCAGGGCGCGCTGGAGCTGACCCTGCGCCCGTTCCAGATCCTGACCCTGCGGATGAGCCCCCGCGGCTGA
- a CDS encoding FAD-dependent monooxygenase: MDPVIVVGAGPVGLALTLALARRDVPVILLDEGPGRPRIDEQRPARTAVLRPDTAQMLSRLGCAVATDGGARWAGWRTMRRRQTVRQVTFDSPRTPRSAAADTPPALPAPRDATAAEEPSGIASPLHLPQHVLTRSLRAALAPFCQQPGGGLVRIATGGRLDAMEQDETGVSVHTRPVPDTEPTDEADATDPGEGPAAGASGFPSGPEAKGIWWRGSYVIGCDGPRSTVRKLLRVRFPGRTAVERHAVAALRADLPFPGEGLLHRLPPWRGADAEVTARPLPGGAWRLDWLLPPGGDLVTPEALLGRVRDTLTGWCGTLPPYELLDTGVYLAHHRLARRWRVGRAFLAGDAAHLIGALGTQGLDEGLRDVDNLAWKLALTWHHAAGDPLLDSYQTERRGAVGARLRTADQLLSQVRAPGGWSAVRRSVLPGSVRSHDALLTDGHAGLGQLGAPPSYERGPLQPAPPEGAETVDTAPGSPVADVPVTAPDGSLTRLRSRLGGALLVVLVAPGTGVWERRHWVGAGLMPRLAAAVAALPVRAEILVAEGYPGAAAHTVLLVRPDGYLVAALAGVRQAELYACADAARGGLLQAPAHSPT; the protein is encoded by the coding sequence GTGGACCCGGTGATCGTCGTGGGTGCGGGCCCCGTTGGCCTCGCGCTGACGTTGGCTCTCGCCCGCCGCGACGTCCCCGTCATCCTGCTCGACGAGGGGCCAGGCCGGCCGCGCATAGACGAGCAGCGCCCCGCCCGTACCGCCGTGCTCCGGCCGGACACCGCTCAGATGCTGAGCCGCCTCGGATGCGCCGTCGCCACCGACGGCGGTGCCCGCTGGGCGGGGTGGCGCACCATGCGCCGGCGCCAGACGGTGCGTCAGGTGACCTTCGATAGCCCGCGAACACCACGGAGCGCTGCCGCGGACACCCCGCCGGCGCTCCCGGCTCCGCGTGACGCGACCGCTGCGGAGGAACCGTCGGGCATCGCTTCGCCGCTCCACCTCCCCCAGCACGTGCTCACCCGATCGCTGCGCGCCGCCTTGGCCCCGTTCTGCCAGCAGCCCGGCGGCGGGCTGGTGCGGATCGCCACAGGCGGACGGCTGGACGCCATGGAGCAGGACGAGACCGGCGTCAGTGTCCACACCCGGCCCGTGCCGGACACGGAGCCGACGGACGAGGCGGACGCCACCGATCCGGGCGAGGGCCCGGCCGCGGGCGCGTCGGGTTTCCCGAGCGGCCCGGAGGCCAAGGGCATCTGGTGGCGCGGGAGTTACGTGATCGGCTGTGACGGCCCGCGGTCGACGGTCCGCAAGTTGCTGCGCGTGCGGTTCCCCGGTCGGACGGCGGTGGAGCGGCATGCCGTGGCGGCGCTCAGGGCCGACCTCCCGTTCCCCGGCGAGGGCCTGCTGCACCGGCTGCCGCCGTGGCGCGGCGCCGACGCGGAGGTGACCGCGCGCCCGCTGCCGGGTGGCGCCTGGCGGCTCGACTGGCTGCTGCCGCCCGGCGGCGACCTGGTCACCCCCGAGGCCCTGCTCGGCCGCGTGCGGGACACGTTGACCGGCTGGTGCGGCACCCTGCCACCGTACGAACTGCTGGACACCGGCGTGTACCTGGCGCACCATCGGCTCGCCCGCCGCTGGCGGGTGGGGCGGGCGTTCCTCGCCGGGGACGCCGCGCACCTGATAGGGGCGCTCGGTACGCAGGGGCTCGACGAGGGGTTGCGCGACGTCGACAACCTCGCCTGGAAGCTGGCCCTCACCTGGCACCACGCCGCGGGCGACCCGCTGCTCGACAGCTACCAGACGGAACGGCGCGGCGCCGTCGGCGCCCGGCTGCGCACCGCCGACCAGTTGCTGTCCCAGGTGCGCGCGCCGGGCGGCTGGTCCGCCGTGCGCCGTTCGGTGCTGCCGGGCTCCGTACGGAGCCACGACGCGCTGCTCACCGACGGCCACGCGGGCCTCGGGCAACTCGGCGCGCCCCCGAGCTACGAGCGCGGCCCGCTGCAACCCGCGCCCCCGGAGGGCGCGGAGACCGTGGACACGGCGCCCGGCAGCCCGGTGGCCGACGTGCCGGTGACGGCGCCCGACGGCTCACTGACCCGGCTCCGCAGCCGGCTCGGCGGAGCGCTCCTCGTGGTCCTGGTCGCCCCGGGTACGGGCGTGTGGGAGCGCCGGCACTGGGTGGGCGCCGGGCTCATGCCCCGCCTCGCCGCGGCCGTCGCCGCGCTGCCGGTACGGGCCGAGATCCTGGTCGCGGAGGGCTATCCGGGGGCCGCCGCGCACACCGTGCTGCTGGTACGGCCCGACGGCTACCTGGTGGCGGCGTTGGCGGGGGTCCGCCAGGCCGAGCTGTACGCCTGCGCGGACGCCGCACGGGGCGGACTCCTCCAGGCCCCCGCCCACAGCCCCACCTGA
- a CDS encoding amino acid ABC transporter permease has translation MSASVLYDVPGPKARRRNRVYGVISTLALLGLIAFVIYRLDDTGQFQAGLWDDYQYANTQDRILEGLLTTLKTFALAAVFSLALGAVLAAGRLSDHRWVRWPTAVLVEFFRAMPLLIMIFLLYYAYFDTEPMWALVLGLTLYNGSVQSEIFRAGINAVPKGQSEAAYALGMRKTQVMTTVLIPQAVRSMLPSIISQLVVTLKDTSLGFIILYEELLYVGKAFAERTPPENGVYAFIPMVIVFGSIYILLCLALSSLATWIERSTKRSRKGAPAAVPAGAATVMADPSQSVDGGSRDGDARGGGPKAD, from the coding sequence ATGAGTGCCAGTGTCCTCTACGACGTCCCGGGCCCCAAGGCCCGCCGACGCAACCGCGTCTACGGCGTCATCTCCACCCTCGCCCTCCTCGGCCTCATCGCCTTCGTCATCTACCGACTGGACGACACGGGGCAGTTCCAGGCCGGCCTGTGGGACGACTACCAGTACGCGAACACCCAGGACCGCATCCTCGAAGGTCTGCTGACGACGCTGAAGACCTTCGCGCTCGCGGCGGTCTTCTCGCTCGCCCTGGGCGCCGTGCTGGCCGCGGGGCGCCTCTCCGACCACCGGTGGGTGCGGTGGCCGACGGCGGTGCTCGTGGAGTTCTTCCGCGCCATGCCGCTGCTGATCATGATCTTCCTGCTGTACTACGCGTACTTCGACACCGAGCCCATGTGGGCGCTGGTCCTCGGGCTGACGCTGTACAACGGGTCGGTGCAGTCGGAGATCTTCCGCGCCGGCATCAACGCCGTACCCAAGGGGCAGAGCGAGGCCGCGTACGCGCTCGGGATGCGCAAGACCCAGGTGATGACGACCGTTCTCATCCCGCAGGCCGTGCGCTCCATGCTGCCGTCGATCATCAGCCAGCTCGTGGTCACGCTCAAGGACACCTCGCTCGGCTTCATCATCCTCTACGAGGAGCTGCTCTACGTCGGCAAGGCGTTCGCGGAGCGGACCCCTCCGGAGAACGGCGTCTACGCCTTCATCCCGATGGTCATCGTCTTCGGCTCCATCTACATCCTGCTGTGCCTGGCGCTCTCGTCGCTGGCCACCTGGATCGAGCGGAGCACCAAGCGCAGCCGCAAGGGCGCCCCGGCGGCGGTACCGGCCGGCGCGGCCACCGTCATGGCCGACCCCTCGCAGAGCGTGGACGGCGGCTCGCGGGACGGCGACGCGCGAGGAGGCGGCCCGAAGGCCGACTGA
- a CDS encoding cysteine dioxygenase yields the protein MTELLDYVRRVAADAALVATLPLDPEGRTWTRLEGPGGSEAWLIGWPPGTGTGWHDHGGSHGAFAVADGELIEQSLAAQLPTEGWKTLELAEGVDRQRALPRGNGRAFGPHHVHQVLNLSAQRHAISVHAYYPPLPLMRRYSRTGPVLRLEQVEHPGEWA from the coding sequence CTGACCGAACTCCTCGACTACGTCCGCCGCGTCGCGGCCGACGCCGCCCTCGTCGCCACGCTGCCCCTTGACCCGGAGGGCCGCACCTGGACCCGTCTGGAGGGGCCGGGAGGCAGCGAGGCGTGGCTCATCGGCTGGCCGCCGGGCACCGGCACCGGATGGCACGACCACGGCGGCTCGCACGGCGCCTTCGCCGTCGCGGACGGTGAGTTGATCGAGCAGTCACTCGCCGCTCAGTTGCCCACCGAGGGGTGGAAGACGCTGGAGCTCGCCGAGGGCGTGGACCGCCAGCGCGCCCTGCCCCGGGGCAACGGCCGCGCCTTCGGCCCGCACCACGTCCACCAGGTGTTGAACCTCTCCGCCCAGCGACACGCCATCTCCGTGCACGCCTACTACCCCCCGCTGCCGCTCATGCGCCGCTACAGCCGTACGGGCCCCGTACTCCGCCTTGAGCAGGTCGAGCACCCCGGGGAGTGGGCATGA
- a CDS encoding glutamate ABC transporter substrate-binding protein gives MKLRRTAAAAAVVLAMAVTATACGKEGSPDDDNQDKDAPKLSYKVNTAADVKDSPVWSKVKGKKIKIGTKADQPNLGYEDPSTGKRSGFDVEIARMIAAELGFDEQHIEWKTVPTEARETQLSSGGVDFYVGTYTINDERKKQVDFGGPYYLAGQDLLVDKDSDIKTPEDIKGKKVCSVTGSTPLKRIKEKKYGVAKAKAQQGYQLCVQDLNNGQVDAVTTDDTILKGYAAQNDGLRVLGKPFSEEPYGVGLKKGDKALRDAINDAIETHQKNGNWKKAYDATLGKSGIPAPTPPKVDRY, from the coding sequence ATGAAGCTCCGCAGGACTGCAGCGGCGGCGGCCGTCGTACTGGCCATGGCCGTGACGGCGACAGCGTGTGGCAAGGAGGGCAGCCCGGACGACGACAATCAGGACAAGGACGCCCCGAAGCTCTCCTACAAGGTCAACACCGCGGCGGACGTCAAGGACTCGCCGGTCTGGTCGAAGGTCAAGGGCAAGAAGATCAAGATCGGCACCAAGGCCGACCAGCCGAACCTCGGCTACGAGGACCCGAGCACCGGGAAGCGCTCCGGCTTCGACGTCGAGATCGCCCGCATGATCGCCGCCGAACTCGGCTTCGACGAGCAGCACATCGAGTGGAAGACGGTGCCGACCGAGGCCCGCGAGACGCAGCTCTCCAGCGGTGGCGTCGACTTCTACGTCGGCACGTACACGATCAACGACGAGCGCAAGAAGCAGGTCGACTTCGGTGGCCCGTACTACCTCGCCGGCCAGGACCTGCTGGTCGACAAGGACAGCGACATCAAGACCCCGGAGGACATCAAGGGCAAGAAGGTCTGCTCCGTCACCGGCTCCACGCCGCTGAAGCGGATCAAGGAGAAGAAGTACGGGGTCGCCAAGGCCAAGGCGCAGCAGGGCTACCAGCTGTGCGTGCAGGACCTGAACAACGGCCAGGTGGACGCGGTCACCACGGACGACACGATCCTCAAGGGCTACGCGGCCCAGAACGACGGGCTGCGGGTGCTCGGCAAGCCGTTCTCGGAGGAGCCGTACGGCGTCGGCCTGAAGAAGGGCGACAAGGCGCTGCGCGACGCGATCAACGACGCCATCGAGACGCACCAGAAGAACGGCAACTGGAAGAAGGCGTACGACGCCACGCTCGGCAAGTCCGGCATCCCGGCCCCGACGCCGCCGAAGGTCGACCGCTACTGA
- a CDS encoding response regulator transcription factor — MRLLLVEDDNHVAAALSAVLARHGFQVTHARNGEEALRALLPGESDPFSVVLLDLGLPDQDGFEVCGRIRKLTSTPVIMVTARADVRSRIHGLNLGADDYVVKPYDPMELLARIHAVSRRTVPADGAADEHPDEPTGPLLVGPVSIELSTRQVRVDGAVVSLTRKEFDLLALLAKRPGVVFRREQIISDVWRTSWEGTGRTLEVHVASLRSKLRMPALIETVRGVGYRLVAPVA; from the coding sequence ATGAGGCTGCTGCTGGTCGAGGACGACAACCACGTGGCCGCCGCGCTGTCCGCGGTGCTGGCCCGGCACGGCTTCCAGGTCACGCACGCCCGCAACGGGGAGGAGGCGCTGCGGGCCCTGCTGCCGGGGGAGAGTGACCCGTTCAGCGTGGTCCTGCTCGACCTCGGGCTGCCCGATCAGGACGGGTTCGAGGTGTGCGGGCGCATCCGCAAGCTCACCAGCACCCCCGTGATCATGGTGACGGCCCGCGCCGACGTGCGCTCCCGTATACACGGGCTCAACCTGGGCGCCGATGACTACGTCGTCAAGCCGTACGACCCGATGGAGTTGCTCGCCCGCATCCACGCCGTCAGCCGCCGCACCGTGCCCGCCGACGGTGCGGCCGACGAGCACCCCGACGAGCCCACGGGGCCGCTGCTGGTCGGCCCCGTCAGCATCGAACTGTCCACCCGCCAGGTCCGCGTGGACGGCGCCGTCGTCTCGCTCACCCGCAAGGAGTTCGACCTGCTGGCCCTGCTGGCCAAGCGGCCGGGGGTGGTCTTCCGCCGCGAGCAGATCATCAGTGACGTGTGGCGCACGAGTTGGGAGGGCACCGGCCGCACTCTTGAGGTGCACGTGGCCTCGCTCCGCTCGAAGCTGCGGATGCCCGCGCTGATCGAGACGGTGCGCGGCGTCGGCTACCGTCTCGTCGCCCCGGTCGCCTGA